A DNA window from Gimesia sp. contains the following coding sequences:
- a CDS encoding redoxin domain-containing protein: protein MKNPATKVKRSLGTELFLGFLGCVALFYILIIVYHFSTPMQRAEATEPDWLEQCRLFCAEYGLVSTGDIKKDAEAYLEVTNRETLSASLNEILSDSQFDKAETQQHPFLHRQGTDFILPDVEGQAVSLESFRLKKPVILVFYYGYYCSHCVAQLFALEKDLAYFHEMGAEVIAISADSSESTQEKFGKYGSFSFPVLSDHDYRISEAWGVYTRPSQEQAADLLHGTFVINQAGEVVFANRGHQPFVDNKSLLHWLAELKRESATQVADTSGDAT, encoded by the coding sequence ATGAAGAATCCAGCGACCAAAGTGAAACGAAGTCTTGGTACAGAACTCTTTCTGGGATTTCTGGGCTGCGTGGCTTTGTTCTATATCCTGATTATCGTCTATCACTTTTCCACACCCATGCAGCGGGCAGAGGCAACAGAGCCGGACTGGCTGGAGCAGTGCCGGCTGTTCTGTGCTGAATATGGGCTTGTCTCTACGGGAGATATCAAAAAAGATGCAGAGGCTTACCTGGAAGTAACAAACAGGGAAACGCTGTCTGCGTCATTGAACGAGATTCTGTCTGATTCTCAATTTGACAAAGCGGAAACACAACAACATCCATTTCTGCATCGACAGGGGACCGACTTCATTTTACCGGATGTGGAAGGGCAAGCGGTATCACTGGAGTCCTTCAGGCTCAAGAAACCTGTCATTTTAGTTTTCTACTATGGCTATTACTGCAGTCACTGTGTCGCTCAACTGTTTGCTCTGGAAAAAGACCTCGCGTATTTCCATGAGATGGGGGCCGAGGTGATTGCAATCAGTGCTGATTCGAGTGAGTCCACGCAAGAGAAGTTTGGAAAATATGGGAGTTTCAGCTTTCCCGTCTTATCCGATCATGATTATCGAATTTCAGAAGCATGGGGTGTTTACACCCGCCCCTCTCAGGAGCAGGCCGCAGATTTATTGCATGGAACGTTCGTCATCAACCAGGCAGGTGAAGTGGTCTTTGCAAATCGTGGCCATCAGCCATTTGTGGATAACAAATCGCTTCTCCACTGGCTGGCAGAACTCAAGCGGGAATCAGCAA